From a region of the Paenibacillus sp. FSL R10-2734 genome:
- a CDS encoding carbohydrate ABC transporter permease — protein MAAAQQKIKESTGDKLFLITIYAILSLVVIAVIYPLIFIISSSISSPAAVTSGRVWLWPVDISFKGFKVLLNTPEIITGYGNSIFYTAAGTFISVVLTIMIAYPLSRRGFFGRNTLMMIITFTMIFSGGLIPTYMVVKELHLIDTRWALLIPNAIWVWQVIIARSFFQSSIPEELLEASEIDGCSDMRFVWSVVIPLSKPIIAVLVLMYAVGQWNAYFDALIYLKSADLFPLQLVLRSIIIQNNSAGTMDAMKMVERQQLAELLKYALIVIATLPVLVIYPFVQRYFVQGMLVGSVKG, from the coding sequence ATGGCAGCAGCTCAACAAAAAATTAAAGAATCAACCGGTGATAAGCTATTTCTGATCACTATTTATGCCATACTCAGCCTCGTGGTCATCGCGGTGATTTATCCGCTGATTTTTATCATCAGCAGTTCGATCAGCAGTCCAGCTGCCGTTACCTCCGGTCGAGTCTGGCTATGGCCTGTAGATATTTCCTTCAAAGGCTTTAAGGTTCTGTTAAATACACCTGAAATTATTACAGGCTATGGCAACTCCATTTTTTATACAGCCGCAGGGACATTCATCAGTGTTGTGCTGACGATCATGATCGCGTACCCTTTATCACGCAGGGGTTTCTTCGGACGCAATACTTTGATGATGATCATCACCTTTACGATGATTTTCAGCGGCGGACTGATTCCGACCTACATGGTTGTGAAGGAGCTCCATTTGATTGATACACGCTGGGCACTGCTGATCCCAAACGCGATTTGGGTATGGCAGGTCATTATAGCCCGGTCATTCTTTCAATCCTCTATTCCGGAGGAACTGCTGGAAGCCAGTGAAATCGATGGGTGCAGTGATATGCGGTTTGTCTGGAGTGTTGTCATTCCGTTATCGAAGCCCATTATCGCAGTGTTAGTCCTTATGTATGCGGTGGGTCAGTGGAATGCATACTTTGACGCTTTGATTTATTTGAAATCAGCAGATTTGTTCCCACTTCAGCTTGTCTTACGAAGCATCATCATCCAGAACAACAGCGCAGGCACTATGGATGCGATGAAAATGGTGGAGCGGCAGCAGCTTGCTGAGCTACTCAAATACGCGCTTATCGTTATCGCCACTCTGCCTGTACTTGTAATTTATCCGTTTGTTCAGCGTTATTTTGTCCAAGGAATGCTGGTCGGTTCTGTCAAAGGCTAA
- a CDS encoding extracellular solute-binding protein: MKKSMMTLSLVLVLILTVVLSGCANKNTDNTSTAPAESGNSESASKPVEISVFSVQESGIDVPTNKFTKFVEDKFNIKFNWEINPSDGAKEKRQISLASGDYPDAYLLTHYIDQFSQADLLKYGKQGVLIPLNDLIDKYAPNIKAAMEKNDNLRTLNTAPDGNIYGLVAYTECFHCSYPSKMWLNTEWLKKLNLEMPKTTEEFKKVLEAFKTQDPNGNGKADEVPLSGSIEEFGVRIVPFLMNAFVYDDDRNYLNMVDGKVLSAATTPEWKEGLTYIKSLFDAGLIDPGAFTQNAEAFKKIGENADAEILGAGAGMHPAIFVNIDPGNRSSAHYNPVPPIAGPEGISYATHDAGGVSPGAKFVITNKASEEAQVALIKMVDYMFTSEGQTNGGSGMKGIDWSDPVEGDVALDKDVKPVIKTLPMAEGEAPRNAGWSGMAHFYMPKEYRDTFVQATDIYASSGYERRLYDATLLYAGHEPKELFPIWSIWIDPSEIDEASLLQTNLKNYIEQNQLQFITGNKDLNKDWDAYIKGLKDLKVDRYLEILQKAYETSKK, translated from the coding sequence TTGAAGAAAAGTATGATGACTTTGTCTTTGGTGCTGGTATTAATTCTTACGGTGGTGTTAAGCGGATGTGCTAATAAAAATACAGATAACACATCCACCGCACCTGCAGAATCGGGTAACTCGGAATCCGCAAGCAAACCGGTTGAAATCAGCGTGTTCTCGGTTCAGGAATCCGGGATCGATGTTCCTACCAATAAATTCACGAAATTTGTGGAAGACAAATTCAATATTAAATTTAATTGGGAGATCAACCCTTCAGACGGAGCCAAGGAAAAGCGCCAAATCTCACTGGCGAGTGGTGATTACCCTGATGCTTACCTGCTCACTCACTATATTGATCAGTTCTCACAGGCAGACCTTTTGAAGTATGGCAAACAGGGTGTGCTGATTCCTCTGAACGATCTAATTGATAAATATGCTCCTAATATTAAAGCGGCGATGGAAAAAAACGATAATTTGAGAACGCTTAACACAGCGCCTGATGGTAATATCTACGGACTTGTCGCTTACACAGAGTGCTTTCACTGCTCCTATCCGAGCAAAATGTGGCTCAATACCGAGTGGCTTAAGAAGCTGAATCTGGAAATGCCGAAGACAACCGAAGAGTTCAAAAAAGTGCTGGAAGCTTTCAAAACACAAGATCCGAACGGGAATGGCAAAGCGGATGAAGTGCCACTGAGCGGCTCTATTGAGGAGTTTGGTGTACGGATTGTTCCATTCCTGATGAACGCATTTGTCTACGATGATGATCGCAATTATCTGAATATGGTGGATGGAAAAGTTCTATCGGCAGCGACCACACCGGAGTGGAAGGAAGGCTTGACCTATATCAAATCCCTGTTTGACGCTGGTCTAATTGATCCAGGTGCATTCACACAAAACGCGGAAGCCTTCAAAAAAATCGGTGAAAATGCCGATGCGGAAATTCTGGGCGCCGGCGCTGGCATGCACCCTGCGATCTTCGTCAATATTGATCCAGGCAATAGAAGCTCGGCACACTACAACCCTGTACCACCGATTGCCGGACCGGAAGGTATCTCCTATGCGACTCATGATGCAGGTGGTGTATCCCCGGGAGCAAAATTTGTAATCACCAACAAAGCTAGTGAGGAAGCACAGGTGGCTTTAATTAAAATGGTAGACTACATGTTTACTTCAGAAGGACAGACCAATGGTGGAAGTGGCATGAAGGGCATTGACTGGTCTGATCCAGTAGAAGGCGATGTGGCACTGGACAAAGATGTTAAACCAGTCATCAAAACCCTTCCTATGGCTGAAGGCGAAGCGCCGCGCAATGCGGGCTGGAGCGGTATGGCTCACTTCTATATGCCAAAAGAGTACCGTGACACCTTCGTTCAAGCCACTGACATCTACGCTTCCAGCGGTTATGAACGCAGATTGTATGATGCGACTCTGCTGTATGCAGGGCACGAGCCTAAAGAACTATTCCCGATCTGGTCGATCTGGATTGATCCAAGCGAAATCGATGAAGCGAGCTTACTACAAACCAACCTGAAGAATTACATTGAGCAAAATCAGCTTCAATTCATCACGGGCAACAAGGATCTTAATAAGGATTGGGATGCTTATATAAAAGGTCTGAAAGACTTGAAGGTAGATCGTTATCTCGAGATCTTACAAAAGGCTTACGAAACTTCTAAAAAATAA
- a CDS encoding SGNH/GDSL hydrolase family protein, with translation MSEEKHCNHHFVVSRRGLPSTSVRLAGKEPVTVAFLGGSITEGAGASEADTYSWRALTGKYLQERFVDQKFRFINAGVGGTNSTLGAHRLQAHVLGQGRIDLLFVEFSVNDDSDREESIRGMEGIVRQCRRLSPSTDICFLYTAAEKNLSGSNPFNIAVHEEVAEHYELPSVNFAARVYAQTQAGQMEWTELAPDGYHPNDDGHALYASFLREYLETALVPDNTHLICESALSISPLEEQNYEYGNLLDFRGADHADGFELCELTPQDPLMNWRFGTEHLFTDSREAVFSFTVTGQNVGLLLLYGPDSGIFEYSFNGGPFSAVNLFDEWCPLAFRPIIAMFGVQKQRQELQVTVRITGEKDEQSKGTSLRILKLLYN, from the coding sequence ATGTCAGAAGAGAAACATTGCAATCATCATTTTGTGGTTTCAAGACGAGGACTACCGAGTACAAGCGTAAGACTTGCGGGTAAGGAGCCGGTGACCGTCGCCTTTTTGGGCGGGTCCATTACAGAGGGGGCAGGTGCTTCCGAAGCGGATACGTATAGCTGGAGAGCGCTGACTGGTAAGTACCTGCAGGAGCGATTTGTGGATCAGAAATTCCGCTTTATCAATGCGGGAGTAGGTGGAACAAACTCCACGCTGGGCGCCCATCGATTACAGGCACATGTTCTGGGGCAGGGTAGGATTGATTTGCTATTCGTTGAATTTAGCGTCAATGACGACAGTGACCGGGAAGAATCGATTAGAGGCATGGAAGGAATTGTGCGCCAGTGCAGACGATTGTCACCGAGCACTGACATTTGCTTCTTGTATACGGCGGCAGAGAAAAATCTGTCAGGGAGCAACCCCTTTAACATTGCCGTCCACGAAGAAGTGGCAGAGCATTATGAGCTTCCATCTGTTAATTTTGCTGCTAGAGTTTATGCGCAGACCCAGGCGGGACAAATGGAGTGGACCGAGCTGGCACCGGATGGATATCATCCCAATGATGATGGTCATGCGCTGTATGCTTCTTTTTTACGGGAGTATTTGGAGACAGCCCTTGTTCCTGACAACACACATTTAATTTGCGAAAGCGCTTTAAGTATTTCCCCTCTGGAGGAGCAAAATTATGAATATGGTAACTTACTGGACTTCAGAGGCGCTGATCATGCAGATGGGTTCGAGCTATGCGAGCTTACCCCTCAAGATCCGCTGATGAATTGGCGATTTGGAACGGAGCACTTATTTACAGATAGTAGAGAGGCAGTTTTTTCTTTCACAGTGACCGGACAAAACGTGGGTCTGCTGCTGCTCTACGGCCCGGATAGTGGGATATTCGAATATTCATTCAATGGCGGTCCCTTTAGTGCTGTTAACTTGTTCGATGAATGGTGTCCGCTTGCGTTTCGGCCTATTATTGCCATGTTCGGAGTCCAGAAACAACGTCAGGAATTGCAAGTAACCGTGAGAATTACAGGGGAAAAGGATGAACAGAGTAAAGGCACTAGTCTGCGTATTTTGAAGCTGCTGTACAATTGA